The Microtus ochrogaster isolate Prairie Vole_2 unplaced genomic scaffold, MicOch1.0 UNK16, whole genome shotgun sequence genome segment gataaaaaaaaagtccccttgccacataataataacaacactaaagatacagaataaaaaaagagtattaagagctgtgaaggaaaaaggccaagtaacatataaaggcagacccatcagaattatacctgactacTCAGTGggaacaatgaaagccagaagatccttgtcaagtgttatgcagacattaagtgaccacggatgccagcccagaatactatacccaTGTCAATCAgcatagacagacaaaacaagatatttcacgACAGAGCCAGGTTTAACTAATACCTAACCACAAACGCAAcactacacaaagtactagaaggaaaactcaaacccaagaaagttagctacatccacaaacacacagacaatagatgatcttcAGCAGAAAATCCCAAgcaagggaaaaacacacaaaataacatcaccaacaacaaaaactaaattaacatgTGCTAGcaattactggtcattaatattccattaatggactcaactcacctataaaaagatataaGTTAAcagcatatgaaaataaaatccatccttctgctgcatacaagaaacacatctcaatcTCAAAGActgacattgtctcagagtaaagggttaggggaaatttttccaatcaaatggacataagaaacaagctggtgtagctatcctaatatctaaataAACAGCCTtcaaatgaaaatcaatcaaaagagacaaagatggacatttcatattaatcacaggaaaatccatcaagaggaaatctcagtactgaacacctatgccccaaatacagggcatcctcatatgtaaaagaaacactactgaggcttaaatcatacattaaactgCACACACTAATAGgtggagacttcaacacaccactGTCATCACTGGACAGGACTGTCAggcagaaaattaacagagaaataagggaataaGATGTTATAACTCAAAGGGCTTTAACATACATCAATAGAACATTCcagcaaaatgtaaaagaatatatcttcttctcagcacctcatggaaccttctcaaaaattaaccacatactaggtaacaaagtaAACGacaacagatacaaaataattggaataaccccatgtatcatATTGGATCACCatagcttaaaattagaattcaacagcaacactaattttaGAAAATCCACAAATGCATGGagattaaacaatgctcaccttcATCATGAATAAGtcaaggaggaaataaaagaagaaacaaaggaataaattaaatacttcccaaaattcaatgaaaattaccaCACAACATGCCTAATTTATTGGACACAATggaagcagtgttaagaggaaagttcatagcactaagtgcccacataaagaaaatggagaaagctcacatcagtGACCTAACAGCATCCCTGAAAGCTgtagagaaaaaagaaggagacTCACCCAGGATGTCTAGAccacaggaaataatcaaattgagagctgaaatcaacaaaatacaaacaaagaaaacaatacaaagaatcaatgagacaaagagttagttctttgTCTTCAAGaacatcaacaaaatagacaagcctctatccaaactaactaaaacgTAGAGAGATTATcctaattaacaaaatcagaaacaaaaagggggacataacaacagacacagaggaaatccagataatcattaggtcatatttcaaaaacctgtactctacaaaattggaaaacttagaggaaatgggcaattttcttgataaatatccctgaccaaaattaaatcaagaccagagaggcaaattaaatagacctatatgctaaagaaatagaaaacagtcatcaaaagtctcctaaccaaaaaaaaaaaaaaaaaaaagcccagggccagatggtttcagtgcagaattctatgagattttcaaggaagaactatactcctcaaattgttctacacaatagcaatagaaggaacattgccaaactccttttatgaagctacaattatcctgatatccaaaccacacaaagacattactaagaaagagaattgtaaaccaatctcactcatgaacattgatgcaaaaatactcaataaaatactggcaaactgaatccaagaacacatttaaaaaaaaaatcatccaccatgatcaaggtGGCtgcatcccagagatacagggatgattcatcatatgaaaatctgtcaatgtaattcaccctataaacaaactgaaaaataaacaccacatgatcatctcattagatgttgaaaaagccttcaacaaaatacaacatcccttcatgataaaggtcttggagagagcagggatacaaggaacatacctaaacataaaaaaggcaatatacagcaatccAACAGCTAGcatcaaaataaatgagagaaactcaaagtgatcccactgaaatcacgAAAAATACaatgttgtccactctctccatacctatttaaTATAGTAATTGAAGTTcttgctagagcaataaaacaacaaaaggagatcaagggaattaaaataagaaaagaagaagacaaactctcactatttgctgatgatatgataatttacataagtgaccctccaaaaatctaccaaggaacttctacaactcataaacacctttagtaatgcaGAAGGATACAAGaataactaaaaaaacaaaaacaaaaaccaatagtCCTCCTTTACACATAAGATAAAtggactaagaaaaaaaatcaggtaggCATCACCCTTCCCAATAGCCATAAATAACTTAAAGTCTCTTTGAGTAACTctaatgaatttgaggccagtctggtttacaagagctagttccaggacaggctccaaaagctacagagaacccctgtctcgaaaaccaaaatgaaaaaaaaaaaaaattggaagacttgtatgataagaattttaaatttccgaagaaagaaattgaataagacaccagaaaatttaaagacctcccatgctcttgtgtaggtagaattaacatagtaaaatggcaattttaccaaaaacaatctacagatttaatgcaatgcccatcgAAATCCcaccaaaattcttcacagacctcgaaagaacaataatGTTTTTAGCCACCACAGTCACGGAAAGGACActgactctgagattccagctCACAGTAGTCATTGTGGccaccattaaaaaaaacctgtgaCCAACCATGATGGGGAGAATGTTGAAGAAGAGGAACATCAAAACTAGAATTACTTTGGGATCTAGCTCCAACAATTCTGGGTACTCAACGTTAATGTCCCACAGAGACCCCTACAGGCTAACATGTGTACTGAATCATCAATATTAGCCACTATAGAGAGCCTATCTAGATGACCATCAGtgtacagaaagaaaatgtggtagtgTGGTCATTGGAActgtattcattcataaaaatTAGTTAAATCTTTTGTAGAATAATGGATGGATTCAGCTATCACATTAGTTAAAAGCTCATTCACAGAAAGGTAAGTCTCATACATTTTCTGTCATATAAGAATATAGACTAAaatacatgaacatatacaaaatgtttaatatttactatacttttctaaatttaaattttctgtcgGTTCAGTGGTACCTTctacaacataaataaaatttaattttattgaaaatgttcaCCACATATTCATTTATATACTATAATGAGGCTTTGCTGTTTATACATTGTTGCATTTAACAATACAATTATACAATGTTGAATTTAACAATATTCAGTGTGGCATATAACTCTATAACTCTAAATATTTTGCAAAAATAAccgaatttttatttaaattaatgcattttattgtgtttaaactctttgcatatatgtgcatatgaacTTGAATCTGGAGGTGGTAGGCTCAATAAGGGCACTTTGAGGGTCACTCATATGTGGAGGAGACACTGGGAAAATGACGACAAAGCCTTTTCCTACTAAGGATGGGGCCAGAGTTAGAAACTTAAAAGAAACCACAGTCCAATGAAACATCTGTGTTAACACTACtgcagtggtttaaaaaaaaaaaaatctgccgggcgatggtggcgcacgcctttaatcccagcactcgggaggcagagacaggcggatctctgtgagttcgagaccagcctggtctacaagagctagctccaggacaggctccaaagccacagagaaaccctgtctcgaaaaaccaaaaaaataaaaaaaaataaaaaaaataaaataataaaaaaaaatctaaagaaaacaaatcacaggAGATGGAGCAGGCACAGGCAAATATTGCCAAACCATCCACTCTTGAGTGCTGATCTCCTCAGTGTCAAGATTTAAGCAGCCAccagcagaagggaaggagggagaccaTTGCGGTGGTCAGCTGTGCGGAAGTTCCCACATTGTAACAACTCAGCTCCAGCAGCAAAATAAAGGGATGGAAACAATGTAAGTTTCTGTAGGTCTAGGTCAAACTTCACttacaaaagaggaagaaaaacacagatgtGAAGAAAAGTGACTGACTGATGTTCTCATCATCCTCAATTACTCTGATTATTAATCTTGTTCCTTCTAATGAATGTCTAATAGTGAACATTGACCTTCAAGTCCATGGGCACTGGGTTGTTCCCAGGTTTTATAGCTCTGATGAGTGGTTACTATTTCTAAGTCCTCACATCAAGTTGCTACTAAAGAGGCCATCTTAGTTCTTATGGATGCAGTAGAATATCTGGTACAAAGTcataggaaacacacacatgcttacaaaGCTCAGGTGACACTCTCTGTTTGCAGGAAAAGATGACAAGGCATGTAATGAGGATGGTGCTGATAAATGAACAAGAATCTTGTCAGGACCGGTTGTCCAGACTTTTTTATTTGTAACAAAGAGGCAAGGGGGCACTGTCTTCTAGTGAGTGGGATACAGAACCTTTCACAGATGTCAGCATCTCAGAGGGAAGCCCAAggggggaagcaggaggggagAGGGCAGCAAGTCTGGACCAGTCTGCTGAGCATGGTTTCTTCCTGTGACACTTGATGAAGTCTTCTTGAGCTTAGCAACAGCCACCAGACTGTTGGCTACTGCCACAGCTGCCGCCACCACTGCTGCCACAGCAGCCACCGCTGCTACAGCATCCAGAGCTCTGACGATGGCGACGGAGAGATCTGCGGGGCCTGTGGTGGCTCAGGCAGCAGCCACCACCTCCAGAGCTGCAGCAGCCCCCGGAGCTTGAACCACAGCAGCCCCCGGAACTGGAACCACAGCAGCCCCCAGAACCCAgactgcagcaggaagagacagggggACACTTAGGGAGACACTTAGGAGAACACGTTGTGGGACACTTTGGTGtctggcacttgggagggcaCTTGGGGGTGCATTTGGGAGGCGGCTGGCACTGCTGTTGGCTCTGCTGGCAGGACATCTCGGCCTGTGGGTGTTCAGGTGCTGTGGGAGAATCACACATATCAGACGTAAAACACTGTGGCCACCTGAAACATTCTGGCCACCCGAATTTCACCTATAAGCCCTGAAGTAACCATACATAGCCCTTTCATTTATATCACACTCACGCTGTCACAGTGGGGCAACTTGAATTC includes the following:
- the LOC101992460 gene encoding late cornified envelope protein 1C-like, with the protein product MSCQQSQQQCQPPPKCTPKCPPKCQTPKCPTTCSPKCLPKCPPVSSCCSLGSGGCCGSSSGGCCGSSSGGCCSSGGGGCCLSHHRPRRSLRRHRQSSGCCSSGGCCGSSGGGSCGSSQQSGGCC